In the genome of Paenibacillus sp. FSL R5-0766, one region contains:
- a CDS encoding ABC transporter ATP-binding protein, whose protein sequence is MIKVHSLTKIYSNGKGIRDVSFDVEEGEVFGFLGPNGAGKTTTLRHLMGFVNPSSGKSSINGLDCRREAAQIQKNLGYVPGEIAFYDNMTGMHFLEFIDDLRGRDDKSRRDQLINRFELDSGRKIRKMSKGMKQKVGLIAAFMHDPAVLILDEPTSGLDPLMQRRFVELIIEERNRGKTILMSSHLFDEVDHTCERVGIIREGSIVTVENINSLKRTLPKSVVVTLAHAEDMKVLQNNGLLYTELGHLRVEIKITDGYDQVLRVLSQCKVIDMECPPQTLEQIFMDFYGKEHI, encoded by the coding sequence ATGATCAAGGTCCACTCTTTAACCAAGATCTATTCGAATGGCAAGGGAATTCGGGATGTAAGTTTTGACGTTGAAGAAGGAGAGGTCTTTGGATTTCTTGGGCCCAATGGAGCCGGAAAAACAACCACTCTACGTCATCTGATGGGTTTTGTGAACCCCTCCAGCGGGAAATCAAGTATCAACGGTTTAGACTGCAGAAGGGAAGCAGCACAAATACAGAAGAATTTGGGTTATGTGCCTGGTGAGATCGCATTTTACGATAACATGACAGGCATGCATTTTTTGGAATTTATTGATGATTTAAGAGGACGTGACGATAAATCCCGGCGTGATCAATTAATCAACCGATTCGAGTTGGATTCAGGTCGGAAGATCCGCAAAATGTCCAAGGGGATGAAACAAAAAGTAGGGTTGATCGCCGCTTTTATGCACGACCCTGCAGTGCTTATCCTTGATGAACCTACAAGCGGGCTGGATCCGCTGATGCAGAGAAGATTTGTGGAACTGATCATTGAGGAAAGAAACCGGGGCAAAACGATACTCATGTCTTCCCATCTCTTTGATGAAGTCGATCACACTTGTGAACGTGTAGGCATCATACGAGAAGGGTCAATCGTAACCGTGGAGAACATAAACTCGCTAAAAAGGACACTGCCGAAGAGCGTTGTAGTCACTCTGGCGCATGCGGAGGATATGAAGGTCCTTCAAAATAACGGACTCCTATATACTGAATTAGGTCACTTACGTGTAGAGATTAAGATTACGGATGGATATGACCAAGTGCTCAGGGTACTCTCCCAGTGTAAGGTTATTGATATGGAGTGCCCTCCCCAAACGCTTGAGCAAATTTTCATGGACTTTTATGGGAAGGAGCACATTTAA
- a CDS encoding TetR/AcrR family transcriptional regulator, whose protein sequence is MNGFEKRREQKKKQILQSLIDMIMTRNFKEIGVREIAQHAGVSPASIYNFFGSKEELAKEIFYHQIEESGKEFSLVMNSDIPFEDKMSKMYEVSVNNQETLNSEGIKNFMFEDPAFKEHVEDYARNVVIPELMKLIEQGKAEGKIKGGVSAEAIMIFMNGIMTMLSEPSFVEKLNVNVRKDLGKLFLYGILGKREEEDY, encoded by the coding sequence ATGAATGGCTTCGAAAAACGCAGAGAACAGAAAAAAAAGCAAATCCTGCAGTCGCTAATCGATATGATCATGACTCGAAATTTTAAAGAAATCGGTGTAAGGGAGATCGCGCAACATGCTGGTGTTTCTCCTGCATCCATATATAACTTTTTTGGAAGCAAAGAAGAATTGGCCAAGGAGATTTTTTACCATCAAATAGAGGAGTCGGGAAAGGAATTCAGTCTTGTAATGAACTCCGATATTCCTTTTGAAGATAAGATGAGTAAAATGTATGAGGTATCCGTTAACAATCAAGAGACGTTGAATAGTGAGGGCATTAAGAATTTTATGTTCGAAGATCCAGCATTCAAAGAGCATGTTGAGGATTATGCCAGAAACGTTGTCATTCCTGAGCTTATGAAGCTGATCGAACAAGGCAAAGCCGAGGGGAAAATAAAAGGAGGCGTATCGGCAGAAGCCATCATGATTTTTATGAATGGGATCATGACCATGTTGAGCGAACCATCTTTTGTAGAAAAACTCAATGTAAATGTGCGAAAAGACTTGGGCAAGCTGTTTCTTTACGGAATTCTGGGTAAGAGGGAAGAAGAAGACTATTGA
- a CDS encoding NosD domain-containing protein — MMMLLLSLPHGAIMASSEHRELIPLQPMIDRSTPGEVIKLASGRYSGPVTIDKNITIQGDPTVIVVNAEATSTIMIRSDGVKLSGFTIEHDTNEQTAAIQVEGKNNEITDMHIQTQGYGMIIRNSSHATIQRNNITWMGADSASSGQKGNGIDLYNSHDSYIEANEITGMRDGIYLENSRKSTVQNNRLLHTRYGIHCMYIDGSSVMDNTGEENMTGAMIMGVKNTVISGNSFRKQSTNVHSQGILLYDVHQSSVHNNVVEGNRVGMNIAESSGNEIHDNAVLRNFVGIQLVLAEANEFTRNRLVSNVIEASALDSPNNVLMENYWDSFQGLDLNQDGISEISYAINPFYEQLVSRNSAYQLFFQSPGMVFLSDLFTEGREQWTTDKSPRMSMDTESDLNMSVESATGSKMVWMFGLVLLGMATFIIIYMGVLRK, encoded by the coding sequence ATGATGATGCTCCTACTATCTCTTCCGCACGGTGCAATCATGGCCTCCTCCGAACATCGTGAGCTCATTCCCCTTCAGCCTATGATTGACCGTTCTACACCTGGAGAAGTCATTAAACTTGCATCAGGTCGTTATTCTGGACCGGTGACGATTGACAAAAACATCACCATTCAGGGTGATCCTACGGTCATCGTTGTTAATGCGGAAGCCACCTCTACGATAATGATTCGCTCGGATGGGGTGAAATTGAGCGGTTTTACAATTGAACATGATACGAATGAACAGACTGCAGCGATTCAGGTTGAAGGGAAAAACAATGAAATTACGGATATGCATATTCAGACCCAGGGGTATGGGATGATTATCCGGAATTCGAGTCATGCAACGATTCAACGGAACAACATTACTTGGATGGGGGCTGATTCTGCTTCCAGTGGCCAGAAGGGCAATGGCATTGATCTGTACAACTCCCATGATAGCTACATTGAAGCCAATGAGATCACTGGCATGAGGGATGGAATCTATCTGGAGAACAGTCGAAAGTCTACCGTGCAAAATAACAGGCTGTTACATACAAGGTATGGCATCCACTGTATGTACATTGACGGCTCTTCTGTCATGGACAATACCGGAGAGGAGAACATGACAGGTGCCATGATTATGGGTGTCAAGAATACGGTCATATCGGGGAATTCCTTTCGCAAACAAAGTACCAATGTTCACTCCCAAGGGATTCTGTTGTATGACGTACATCAATCTTCTGTTCACAACAATGTAGTGGAGGGTAATCGTGTTGGCATGAATATTGCAGAATCCTCAGGCAATGAGATCCATGACAATGCGGTGCTTCGGAATTTTGTTGGCATACAACTTGTTCTGGCAGAAGCTAATGAGTTTACACGTAACCGATTGGTATCCAATGTCATTGAGGCTTCCGCGCTGGATAGTCCCAATAATGTCCTGATGGAGAATTACTGGGACTCCTTTCAGGGGCTTGATCTGAATCAGGATGGAATCAGTGAAATTTCCTATGCGATCAATCCTTTTTATGAGCAACTGGTCAGTCGAAATTCTGCGTATCAGCTCTTTTTCCAATCACCGGGTATGGTCTTTCTGAGTGACTTGTTTACAGAAGGCAGAGAACAATGGACTACCGACAAATCGCCACGAATGAGCATGGATACGGAATCTGATCTGAACATGTCAGTGGAAAGTGCTACAGGTTCCAAGATGGTGTGGATGTTCGGGTTAGTTCTGTTGGGTATGGCAACTTTTATAATCATCTATATGGGGGTATTACGAAAATGA
- a CDS encoding nitrous oxide reductase accessory protein NosL, translating into MNKGLNRRWTLVMVLMFGMVLLTACGTKYAALPINEDVDICAICKMQVKDDAYATQLTTKDGQNYKFDDIGCMNQWKTENGTDNIGMDYVRDYNDKEWIEYSKATYVYDASLRTPMAYGILNFKDKPSAEAFIAEQGVGTIMTAKDLASHDWKQNTENMDMMGEHGHSEHGHGEEGDGNEMHQESEMKEESGH; encoded by the coding sequence ATGAACAAAGGCTTGAACAGAAGATGGACATTGGTCATGGTACTTATGTTTGGCATGGTATTGTTAACCGCTTGCGGAACAAAATATGCGGCATTGCCGATCAATGAGGACGTGGATATCTGTGCGATCTGTAAAATGCAGGTGAAGGACGACGCATATGCAACACAGCTCACTACGAAAGACGGCCAAAATTACAAGTTCGATGACATCGGCTGCATGAACCAGTGGAAAACAGAAAATGGCACAGATAACATCGGCATGGACTATGTACGTGATTACAATGACAAGGAATGGATTGAATACAGCAAAGCCACGTATGTATACGACGCTTCATTGCGTACACCTATGGCCTATGGAATTCTTAATTTTAAGGACAAGCCCTCGGCTGAAGCTTTCATTGCAGAGCAAGGTGTTGGAACCATTATGACCGCTAAGGATCTTGCCTCCCATGACTGGAAACAGAACACAGAGAATATGGACATGATGGGTGAACATGGGCATAGTGAGCACGGACATGGTGAAGAAGGAGATGGTAATGAGATGCATCAGGAAAGTGAGATGAAAGAAGAGTCAGGCCACTAA
- a CDS encoding ABC transporter permease has product MSDMIQIARREVKMGFRNPWAYSFLILFCTFSLSLLLLNSQNQVEGYSGTTGSMLNLILYLLPLMTLFLGSFSLTSEKEDGSWQLLSTYPIGTMSFIVGKYLGLSIVLITIVAFGYGLMGVISGVIGNPLDAMTYLLFLAFSCGLVLLFLTLALFIGSLSRNRWQALTISVTVWFFAVIGWPTLLLSVLGLMPYLWVKPLLIILTLINPAELVRLFVVIKLGGGSILGPEYYRWVEWVQQPSGSWIFIGICLFWIAFSVLAVYAIWERGRSHG; this is encoded by the coding sequence ATGTCAGATATGATACAGATTGCAAGACGAGAAGTGAAAATGGGATTTCGCAATCCTTGGGCGTATTCGTTTCTGATCCTTTTTTGCACCTTTAGCTTAAGCTTGTTACTTCTGAATTCGCAGAATCAAGTTGAAGGATATTCAGGCACCACAGGTTCCATGTTGAATCTCATTCTCTACCTTTTGCCATTAATGACGTTATTCCTCGGTTCCTTCTCACTAACATCCGAAAAGGAAGACGGTAGCTGGCAACTGCTATCCACGTATCCCATCGGCACGATGTCTTTTATTGTGGGCAAGTATCTTGGGCTGTCGATTGTTTTAATTACCATTGTTGCGTTTGGATATGGCCTGATGGGGGTCATTAGCGGAGTAATCGGAAATCCACTGGATGCCATGACATATCTTCTCTTTCTGGCATTTTCCTGTGGACTGGTGTTGTTATTCCTGACGTTGGCGCTATTTATCGGTTCGTTGTCGCGCAATCGGTGGCAGGCGTTAACCATATCCGTGACCGTATGGTTCTTCGCAGTCATTGGATGGCCGACCTTATTGCTCTCTGTGCTGGGACTGATGCCTTATCTATGGGTGAAGCCGCTACTGATTATACTAACGCTCATTAATCCGGCCGAGCTGGTGCGATTGTTTGTAGTTATTAAACTGGGAGGCGGCTCCATTCTGGGACCAGAATATTATCGATGGGTGGAGTGGGTGCAGCAACCAAGTGGCAGTTGGATCTTCATCGGGATATGCCTATTCTGGATTGCTTTCTCTGTCCTGGCGGTATATGCGATCTGGGAGAGGGGGCGTTCTCATGGATAA